In a genomic window of Trichoderma atroviride chromosome 4, complete sequence:
- a CDS encoding uncharacterized protein (EggNog:ENOG41~antiSMASH:Cluster_4.6), which produces MDEKPPRPMAAITRRKRNRLRKSCHPCRLRKSKCDGTRPSCLTCLSRGQPNLCTYEQAQPGQSKRTSIRNHNLGNTPTETPGGTVIGSVPDLTPHVSSKSWSPESIHRESEIPISSESPQPIEKSIRQNESLFGPPSTHSFISRVAATIEPVNKKPAQPSNLFSGKPYLNDPIGFRVSNTIDVSMDIDALLLPEKKLADSLVNTYRRFSLPIFPVLHWPSFMKKYDNLWRSTESFSLSKYTGNDMLLLSIVNVVLAIGCQRSEHCPAEWRTRDAESLYRRSVRLVSAETLDEYSFEAAQLFILRVIYLQYTSFASRCWSTLGVAQRVAYGLGLHKDIPESTNQLEREMRRRVWHTSLIMDSIASYTFGWPLATSRTNYVPLPQAIDDEYLLEEGEGYQPANKPSKLEFFRNYLQLSEVPREITDSMHALGQNSIEQGSATSLTQYVSEMPKYCLRLDEMLDNLPRELQEANQPVVEECFRVQSLVLSIRSNYYVRLSILRPCLLATVANRTIRSELLKAKCGTRSLAMGLLHDINKLCVSTARTVINRAHKNAHLMYQASTWHTLRVTFGSATVLLAASLLPELHVDLDQEPDKTIWEQTIGIFELYMSYDISAQGGLQALREYRQKFETAKKREEVSKPELGCADIPPICQGNTMIGLPAEISTGLDNIFLGAGASGPDGDLSQAFFDWNWLDFDITEVMRP; this is translated from the exons ATGGATGAAAAGCCGCCAAGGCCTATGGCGGCTATAACACGCCGTAAACGCAATAGACTTCGAAAATCTTGTCATCCATGTCGCCTCCGGAAATCAAAATGCGATGGGACTCGGCCCTCCTGCCTTACATGTTTGAGCAGAGGCCAGCCTAACCTGTGTACATATGAGCAAGCTCAGCCTGGACAATCCAAGAGAACATCAATCCG CAATCATAATCTTGGGAACACACCCACTGAAACGCCTGGTGGTACTGTTATAGGATCGGTCCCGGATCTCACTCCTCATGTCTCTTCAAAGTCATGGTCACCAGAGAGCATTCACAGAGAAAGCGAGATACCTATTTCGAGCGAGAGTCCTCAACCAATCGAAAAGTCCATCCGACAAAATGAATCCCTATTCGGGCCGCCCTCGACTCATTCATTTATAAGCCGGGTTGCTGCCACGATCGAGCCAGTCAACAAGAAACCAGCGCAGCCTAGTAACTTGTTCTCGGGAAAGCCATATCTCAATGACCCAATCGGGTTTAGGGTCTCAAATACTATTGATGTTTCCATGGACATTGATGCTCTTTTATTACCTGAAAAGAAATTGGCGGACTCCCTTGTGAACACGTATCGGCGGTTCTCGCTTCCCATATTTCCCGTATTACACTGGCCTAGCTTCATGAAAAAATATGATAATCTGTGGAGGTCTACTGAATCTTTTTCACTGTCAAAGTATACGGGCAACGATATGCTCCTGCTCTCAATAGTCAATGTTGTCTTAGCTATTGGCTGCCAGCGATCTGAACATTGCCCAGCCGAATGGAGAACGCGAGATGCCGAATCATTGTATAGGCGGTCAGTTCGCTTGGTATCTGCTGAAACACTAGACGAGTACTCCTTTGAGGCGGCGCAATTATTCATCCTGCGGGTAATTTACCTTCAGTATACGTCATTTGCCTCAAGATGCTGGAGTACGCTTGGCGTTGCCCAGAGAGTTGCTTACGGGCTTGGGCTACATAAAGATATCCCTGAGTCAACAAACCAGCTTGAACGGGAGATGAGACGTAGGGTATGGCATACTTCCCTTATAATGGATAG TATAGCTTCATACACGTTCGGATGGCCTTTAGCGACGAGCAGAACAAATTATGTGCCACTTCCACAAGCAATCGACGACGAATATCTACtagaagaaggtgaaggtTACCAACCAGCAAATAAACCTTCCAAGTTAGAGTTCTTCCGTAATTATCTCCAACTATCCGAGGTTCCTCGCGAGATTACAGATAGTATGCATGCGTTGGGACAGAATTCGATTGAACAGGGCTCAGCTACATCCCTAACTCAATATGTTAGCGAAATGCCAAAGTATTGTCTGCGGTTGGACGAAATGTTAGACAATTTGCCGAGAGAGCTTCAAGAGGCAAACCAGCCTGTTGTCGAAGAATGCTTTAGGGTTCAAAGCCTAGTTCTCAGTATACG TTCAAACTACTATGTCCGACTTTCCATTCTTCGTCCCTGTCTTCTGGCAACTGTCGCAAACAGGACAATCCGTTCAGAGTTGTTAAAAGCTAAGTGTGGCACTAGAAGCCTCGCTATGGGGCTGCTTCACGACATCAATAAGCTTTGCGTCTCCACGGCACGGACAGTTATTAATAGAGCGCATAAGAATGCCCATCTTATGTATCAGGCCTCTACTTGGCACACATTACGAG TGACTTTTGGCTCGGCAACAGTCTTATTAGCGGCTAGCCTACTACCAGAATTGCACGTTGACTTGGATCAAGAGCCAGATAAGACTATATGGGAGCAGACCATTGGAATATTTGAACTCTACATGTCATACGATATCTCTGCGCAGGGAGGACTTCAGGCATTACGGGAGTATCGGCAGAAATTTGAGACGGCCAAGAAGCGTGAGGAAGTATCAAAACCCGAACTGGGCTGTGCTGATATACCGCCAATTTGTCAGGGCAATACAATGATTGGCTTACCAGCTGAAATTTCTACTGGACTGGATAATATATTCCTTGGGGCTGGCGCTTCGGGTCCGGACGGAGATCTTTCTCAGGCATTCTTTGATTGGAATTGGCTCGATTTTGACATTACAGAGGTAATGAGACCCTAG
- a CDS encoding uncharacterized protein (EggNog:ENOG41~SMCOG1036:alpha/beta hydrolase fold protein~MEROPS:MER0003537~antiSMASH:Cluster_4.6), translating to MEESLFETKIGSKLHYYKRGSGPIMIVAPPAWGLSSLYLQEGLVPLEQSFTLIYLEFRANGKSTRPNASEMTCWHLADDIEYLRQELQLETIPVLLGHSGGGTIALWYAIRYPDKVDRLVLLNHRLDGFDDGESLKKSIIEKKKDPKMHAPLKAWTSSWHDLSDEKFASVIRLFLPVYFWNPDASVQSKELNGLQTVPLWNYQLLRGNDQKDQHQEQELGKVSAKTFMIFCQADPVCTPTQGIATQEGIAGSKLVIYEQCGHFPWIEKGEETFRDITEFCNL from the coding sequence ATGGAAGAAAGTCTATTCGAGACCAAGATAGGTTCCAAGCTGCACTATTATAAGCGCGGCAGTGGACCTATTATGATCGTTGCACCGCCAGCCTGGGGACTTTCTTCACTATACCTCCAAGAGGGTCTTGTACCATTGGAACAATCATTTACCCTGATTTATCTCGAGTTCAGAGCAAACGGGAAATCTACTAGGCCAAATGCATCTGAGATGACCTGTTGGCATCTCGCAGATGACATAGAGTACCTCCGCCAGGAATTGCAGCTGGAAACGATTCCGGTTTTATTGGGCCACTCAGGTGGCGGCACAATTGCTCTTTGGTACGCTATAAGATATCCCGACAAAGTGGACCGTCTTGTTCTCTTGAACCATCGTCTAGACGGCTTTGACGACGGTGAATCGTTAAAAAAATCGATtattgagaagaaaaaggatcCCAAGATGCATGCTCCGCTCAAAGCATGGACTTCTTCGTGGCACGATCTCTCCGATGAGAAATTTGCCTCGGTAATCCGCTTATTTCTACCCGTGTATTTTTGGAATCCCGATGCTTCTGTTCAGTCTAAAGAATTGAATGGCCTTCAGACTGTTCCCCTGTGGAACTACCAACTTCTACGAGGGAATGACCAAAAAGATCAACACCAAGAGCAGGAACTCGGCAAAGTCTCAGCAAAAACGTTCATGATCTTTTGCCAAGCGGACCCAGTGTGTACACCGACGCAGGGTATTGCGACGCAAGAAGGAATTGCTGGATCCAAGCTTGTGATATATGAGCAGTGTGGCCATTTCCCATGGATCGAAAAAGGGGAAGAGACATTCAGAGACATTACAGAGTTTTGTAATTTATAG
- a CDS encoding uncharacterized protein (MEROPS:MER0005329~antiSMASH:Cluster_4.6), translating to MGLSQLAAYGILTAAAAYAVQTTNGYATHERRDIDKRDSWVKRDRISARDVLPMRIGLTQRNLERGAELLRDVSDPSSANYGKHWTRQQVAEMFEPSKETLDTVKRWLDSTGITADRIQHSRGNGWLTFNASAAEAEKLLQTEYYTYDHSIESRTAVGCDEYQLPHYVRDHVDFVHPGVSLMAGLKTPSPKKRGIDRSNASQLQSRNAANSSCYDLVTPDCVRKLYNVPLGDKAVPGNTLGLFEFGSWYSPQSLDAFVEKYAPNVPTGTRPANVSIDLSAWHYGEYNQGVEADMDVQIAFPLIYPQNITIYQSDDIYYTGYGLDSHLGWFQDWLDAIDGSYCTYSAFGETGNDPDIDPVYPNPNRTPGSENSTSPDFYEGLTACGTVNSTNVFSVSYGGLEYKLPVNYMFRQCNEFMKLGLMGTTVVVASGDSGTSVSEICGTGFDEYHTTAQYPSNCPYVLSVGATMLTPDSKEVVANPYGREYASSGGFSYNYSRPWYQHEAVESYNKKYNRLPTDAYNASGRGFPDVSAVGWNLPMFTTPDPAPDNASGTSASTPIVASLINRVNEERLAVGKSPVGFVNPIFYQNPHIFNDITSGNNSVCGSLAFNATPGWDPTTGLGTINYAKMLEVFLNLP from the exons ATGGGCTTATCTCAACTTGCCGCTTACGGCATCttgacagctgcagctgcttaTGCTGTACAAACAACAAACGGCTATGCCACGCACGAGAGGCGAGATATCGACAAGCGAGACTCGTGGGTAAAGAGAGATCGAATTTCCGCTAGAGATGTCCTTCCCATGCGCATTGGCCTCACCCAGCGAAACTTGGAACGCGGCGCTGAGCTGCTTCGGGATGTATCAGACCCAAGTTCGGCAAACTATGGCAAGCACTGGACAAGACAGCAGGTCGCAGAAATGTTTGAGCCATCGAAAGAAACCCTAGACACGGTGAAGAGATGGCTTGATAGCACTGGAATTACAGCAGACAGAATCCAGCATTCGAGAGGTAATGGATGGCTAACGTTCAATGCGTCCGCCGCGGAAGCAGAAAAGCTGCTCCAAACGGAATACTATACATATGATCACAGCATTGAGAGTCGTACTGCCGTTGGATGCGATGA GTATCAACTCCCGCATTATGTTAGAGACCATGTGGATTTTGTGCATCCAGGAGTCTCTCTAATGGCTGGTCTAAAAACGCCGTCTCCCAAAAAACGCGGAATAGACCGGTCGAATGCCAGTCAACTGCAGTCACGAAATGCTGCCAATAGCTCCTGCTACGATTTGGTAACACCAGACTGTGTTCGAAAGCTTTATAATGTCCCGCTTGGCGATAAGGCTGTACCGGGAAATACTTTGGGCCTCTTCGAATTCGGATCTTGGTATAGCCCACAGTCATTGGATGCTTTCGTAGAGAAATATGCGCCCAATGTACCAACAGGCACAAGGCCGGCCAACGTGTCAATTGACTTGAGCGCCTGGCATTATGGCGAATACAACCAGGGCGTCGAAGCTGACATGGATGTACAAATAGCTTTCCCACTGATATACCCCCAAAACATCACCATCTATCAGTCGGACGACATATATTATACTGGCTATGGCCTAGACTCTCATCTCGGCTGGTTTCAAGACTGGCTTGACGCTATTGACGGG TCTTACTGTACATATTCGGCCTTTGGCGAGACTGGAAATGATCCAGACATTGATCCGGTGTATCCTAACCCGAATCGAACTCCCGGCAGCGAAAACTCAACGAGTCCCGACTTTTACGAAGGACTGACTGCTTGCGGAACCGTGAACTCCACCAACGTCTTTTCCGTGTCCTACGGAGGCTTAGAGTATAAACTCCCTGTCAATTATATGTTTCGCCAGTGTAATGA GTTCATGAAGCTAGGGCTCATGGGCACTACAGTTGTAGTTGCTAGTGGTGACTCTGGAACTAGCGTTTCTGAGATTTGTGGTACAGGCTTTGACGAATACCATACAACGGCGCAGTATCCTTCAAA CTGCCCATATGTTTTATCGGTCGGGGCTACAATGTTGACGCCCGATTCGAAAGAAGTTGTGGCCAATCCTTACGGTAGAGAATACGCCAGCAGCGGAGGCTTTTCTTACAACTACTCTCGTCCATGGTACCAACACGAGGCAGTTGAAAGCTACAACAAAAAGTATAACCGGCTACCAACCGATGCGTATAATGCTTCTGGTCGCGGATTCCCCGATGTTAGTGCTGTCGGCTGGAATTTGCCCATGTTCACAACCCCAGATCCAGCTCCCGACAATGCTTCAGGAACCAGTGCTTCTACTCCAATCGTGGCCTCATTGATCAACCGAGTGAATGAGGAGCGCCTTGCAGTCGGAAAGTCCCCTGTGGGTTTTGTGAATCCTATATTCTATCAAAACCCTCACATCTTTAACGACATCACATCCGGCAATAACTCAGTTTGCGGATCGTTGGCTTTCAATGCCACGCCTGGATGGGATCCCACTACTGGCTTGGGCACTATCAACTATGCCAAGATGTTGGAAGTCTTTTTGAACTTGCCATAA
- a CDS encoding uncharacterized protein (EggNog:ENOG41~TransMembrane:1 (o604-624i)~antiSMASH:Cluster_4.6) encodes MLGRMCGTDLHHHHVATAVQSLPPPWKYSTGLMLPQHRLALPRLPLSCQMAIPCKRTRIPRKQTIYPPVLLTLISQSPSIYIGFSSLSAFDYCGVVGQPFTNITVGFDPDELSTIVFAPSGSQTDTDVDTATNGGVFTTTDTLTFYTPVGSAALNTKDLERNCSTILGYNYIPGNPSNALKSSPDPCHPTIVIPDRVRSLDPAWASCIRDGFGGFYDPPSALSSVTALVPTSAPPPTTTTAASPPRTSNTQPTSTPPPPPPKTSSSATPPPPPPSSSSNAPPPPPSSSSNAPPPPPSSSSNTPPPPPPSSSINAPPPPPPSSSSQGAGGSSAGNPPASSSSVGGNSPPPPASSSNGAGSGNGSGSGTSASSPSGTPGGSNNGGGSSGGNGGSGNGGNGGGNGGSNGGGGNSGNGNGAGSPPNGSNDNNSGNGGNSGGNGGSNGSGSNGNGGNGSGNNGSGNGGNQNGGGAADSSTSPQNTGSGAPPTSIISVGSVAFTENSQSQFVHGSTTLIPGGPAVTVGGNTLSLPTSGSEIIVNGSTEPVSEAASATSGSESSAAGETGTPGSQETSGGSSGSSGSTNTASSGLPSFSIPSVPKSGAPGLVSGVMTNIQVVVAVMLFAFYI; translated from the exons ATGCTCGGACGAATGTGTGGTACGGatctgcatcatcaccatgt TGCTACAGCTGTACAATCGCTGCCTCCACCGTGGAAGTATTCTACTGGGCTGATG CTACCACAACATCGTCTGGCTTTGCCCAGGTTACCTCTTTCGTGTCAAATGGCTATACCTTGTAAGAGAACGCGTATCCCGAGAAAGCAAACGATATATCCTCCAGTACTCCTAACGCTCATCAGCCAATCTCCCTCTATTTACATCGgcttctcttcactctctgcGTTTGACTATTGCGGCGTGGTCGGCCAGCCCTTTACCAACATAACAGTTGGATTTGATCCCGACGAGCTATCAACTATTGTCTTCGCCCCGTCAGGCTCTCAAACAGATACCGACGTCGATACTGCTACAAATGGTGGTGTCTTTACCACGACCGATACTTTGACTTTCTACACTCCGGTTGGGTCTGCTGCACTCAACACGAAAGATTTAGAAAGGAACTGCTCGACGATTCTTGGATACAACTACATCCCAGGAAACCCTTCCAATGCATTGAAGTCTTCGC CTGATCCCTGCCACCCCACCATCGTGATCCCAGATCGAGTCAGGAGCTTGGACCCAGCTTGGGCATCTTGTATTAGAGATGGCTTCGGCGG ATTCTACGACCCCCCTTCGGCGCTCAGCTCCGTGACTGCTCTCGTACCGACTTCCGCTCCGCCGCCGACTACAACGACAGCTGCCAGCCCGCCCAGGACATCGAATACTCAACCAacatcgacgccgccgccgcctcctccaaagacgtcgtcttcggctacaccaccaccaccacctccttcTAGCTCCAGCaacgctcctcctcctccgccttcgtcttccagcaacgctcctcctcctccgccttcatcttccagcaacactcctccaccaccgccaccttcatcttctatCAATGCTCCACCTCCACCCccgccttcatcttcatctcaggGAGCTGGGGGCAGCAGTGCTGGCAACCCTCCCGCTTCTAGCTCATCAGTTGGCGGCAACAGCCCCCCTCCACCAGCCAGTTCTTCAAACGGAGCTGGTAGCGGCaatggcagtggcagtggcacATCGGCTTCTAGCCCCTCTGGCACTCCTGGAGGAAGCAATAACGGAGGTGGTAGCAGCGGTGGTAATGGAGGTAGCGGCAATGGAGGAAATGGAGGTGGCAATGGAGGCTCTaatggaggtggtggcaACTCAGGCAACGGTAACGGCGCTGGCTCACCTCCTAACGGATCCAACGATAACAACTCgggcaatggcggcaacTCTGGAGGAAACGGCGGTAGCAACGGAAGTGGCAGCAATGGAAACGGCGGCAATGGAAGTGGCAACAATGGCTCTGGAAATGGAGGAAACCAAAACGGAGGTGGTGCTGCAGACTCTTCCACCAGCCCCCAGAATACTGGCAGCGGAGCTCCTCCcacttccatcatctcagtGGGCTCGGTGGCTTTCACCGAAAACTCTCAGTCGCAGTTCGTTCACGGATCGACAACTCTGATCCCTGGAGGACCTGCAGTTACTGTGGGAGGCAACACGCTGTCACTTCCCACTTCAGGATCTGAGATCATCGTCAATGGGTCCACTGAACCAGTCTCTGAAGCCGCATCCGCTACCTCTGGCTCAGAGAGCTCTGCAGCAGGTGAGACTGGCACGCCCGGTTCTCAGGAGACATCTGGTGGCTCATCCGGAAGTTCGGGTTCCACCAATACGGCCTCATCTGGCCTTCCATCATTCTCAATCCCCTCCGTTCCCAAGAGCGGAGCGCCTGGATTGGTCTCGGGTGTAATGACTAACATCCAGGTCGTCGTTGCGGTTATGCTTTTTGCATTTTATATCTAA
- a CDS encoding uncharacterized protein (EggNog:ENOG41~TransMembrane:1 (n7-14c19/20o721-741i)~antiSMASH:Cluster_4.6~SECRETED:SignalP(1-19)) yields the protein MAGLSRALALLALGTAVRASPFFASNGTITPPPTFTTAPPSSTDIANVTCGTQSDFPAIILQEYQGLSTNHDLQCQCLEQAFSWLETTVKPTRTLTRTIGTGITTFTETVTSGSTTTTSVVTTVVNTVDTETVTGNFIDARTNVWYGSASSPCCYSCTIAASTVEVFYWADATTTSSGFAQVTSFVSNGYTFQSPSIYIGFSSLSAFDYCGVVGQPFTNITVGFDPDELSTIVFAPSGSQTDTDVDTATNGGVFTTTDTLTFYTPVGSAALNTKDLERNCSTILGYNYIPGNPSNALKSSPDPCHPTIVIPDRVRSLDPAWASCIRDGFGGFYDPPSALSSVTALVPTSAPPPTTTTAASPPRTSNTQPTSTPPPPPPKTSSSATPPPPPPSSSSNAPPPPPSSSSNAPPPPPSSSSNTPPPPPPSSSINAPPPPPPSSSSQGAGGSSAGNPPASSSSVGGNSPPPPASSSNGAGSGNGSGSGTSASSPSGTPGGSNNGGGSSGGNGGSGNGGNGGGNGGSNGGGGNSGNGNGAGSPPNGSNDNNSGNGGNSGGNGGSNGSGSNGNGGNGSGNNGSGNGGNQNGGGAADSSTSPQNTGSGAPPTSIISVGSVAFTENSQSQFVHGSTTLIPGGPAVTVGGNTLSLPTSGSEIIVNGSTEPVSEAASATSGSESSAAGETGTPGSQETSGGSSGSSGSTNTASSGLPSFSIPSVPKSGAPGLVSGVMTNIQVVVAVMLFAFYI from the exons ATGGCCGGTCTATCAAGAGCtcttgctctgctcgcccTCGGCACCGCCGTGCGGGCGTCGCCAT TCTTTGCATCCAATGGCACAATCACTCCACCGCCGACATTCACTACTGCACCGCCGAGCAGTACTGATATTGCAAACGTCACATGCGGAACCCAGAGTGACTTTCCAGCTATTATTCTTCAGGAATATCAAGGCCTATCCACCAACCATGACTTGCAATGCCAATGTCTGGAGCAAGCGTTTAGCTGGCTGGAGACAACAGTGAAGCCGACGCGAACGCTTACGAGGACTATCGGAACCGGCATCACTACGTTTACGGAAACCGTTACGAGCGGCTCGACAACTACAACGTCCGTAGTAACAACGGTTGTAAACACGGTTGATACCGAAACAGTTACGGGAAACTTTATTGATGCTCGGACGAATGTGTGGTACGGatctgcatcatcaccatgt TGCTACAGCTGTACAATCGCTGCCTCCACCGTGGAAGTATTCTACTGGGCTGATG CTACCACAACATCGTCTGGCTTTGCCCAGGTTACCTCTTTCGTGTCAAATGGCTATACCTT CCAATCTCCCTCTATTTACATCGgcttctcttcactctctgcGTTTGACTATTGCGGCGTGGTCGGCCAGCCCTTTACCAACATAACAGTTGGATTTGATCCCGACGAGCTATCAACTATTGTCTTCGCCCCGTCAGGCTCTCAAACAGATACCGACGTCGATACTGCTACAAATGGTGGTGTCTTTACCACGACCGATACTTTGACTTTCTACACTCCGGTTGGGTCTGCTGCACTCAACACGAAAGATTTAGAAAGGAACTGCTCGACGATTCTTGGATACAACTACATCCCAGGAAACCCTTCCAATGCATTGAAGTCTTCGC CTGATCCCTGCCACCCCACCATCGTGATCCCAGATCGAGTCAGGAGCTTGGACCCAGCTTGGGCATCTTGTATTAGAGATGGCTTCGGCGG ATTCTACGACCCCCCTTCGGCGCTCAGCTCCGTGACTGCTCTCGTACCGACTTCCGCTCCGCCGCCGACTACAACGACAGCTGCCAGCCCGCCCAGGACATCGAATACTCAACCAacatcgacgccgccgccgcctcctccaaagacgtcgtcttcggctacaccaccaccaccacctccttcTAGCTCCAGCaacgctcctcctcctccgccttcgtcttccagcaacgctcctcctcctccgccttcatcttccagcaacactcctccaccaccgccaccttcatcttctatCAATGCTCCACCTCCACCCccgccttcatcttcatctcaggGAGCTGGGGGCAGCAGTGCTGGCAACCCTCCCGCTTCTAGCTCATCAGTTGGCGGCAACAGCCCCCCTCCACCAGCCAGTTCTTCAAACGGAGCTGGTAGCGGCaatggcagtggcagtggcacATCGGCTTCTAGCCCCTCTGGCACTCCTGGAGGAAGCAATAACGGAGGTGGTAGCAGCGGTGGTAATGGAGGTAGCGGCAATGGAGGAAATGGAGGTGGCAATGGAGGCTCTaatggaggtggtggcaACTCAGGCAACGGTAACGGCGCTGGCTCACCTCCTAACGGATCCAACGATAACAACTCgggcaatggcggcaacTCTGGAGGAAACGGCGGTAGCAACGGAAGTGGCAGCAATGGAAACGGCGGCAATGGAAGTGGCAACAATGGCTCTGGAAATGGAGGAAACCAAAACGGAGGTGGTGCTGCAGACTCTTCCACCAGCCCCCAGAATACTGGCAGCGGAGCTCCTCCcacttccatcatctcagtGGGCTCGGTGGCTTTCACCGAAAACTCTCAGTCGCAGTTCGTTCACGGATCGACAACTCTGATCCCTGGAGGACCTGCAGTTACTGTGGGAGGCAACACGCTGTCACTTCCCACTTCAGGATCTGAGATCATCGTCAATGGGTCCACTGAACCAGTCTCTGAAGCCGCATCCGCTACCTCTGGCTCAGAGAGCTCTGCAGCAGGTGAGACTGGCACGCCCGGTTCTCAGGAGACATCTGGTGGCTCATCCGGAAGTTCGGGTTCCACCAATACGGCCTCATCTGGCCTTCCATCATTCTCAATCCCCTCCGTTCCCAAGAGCGGAGCGCCTGGATTGGTCTCGGGTGTAATGACTAACATCCAGGTCGTCGTTGCGGTTATGCTTTTTGCATTTTATATCTAA